One Helianthus annuus cultivar XRQ/B chromosome 7, HanXRQr2.0-SUNRISE, whole genome shotgun sequence genomic region harbors:
- the LOC110914273 gene encoding uncharacterized protein LOC110914273: MSDDLLARNLAPESTALEAWNRLKAIFLNNKSARAAALEHEFNNLTLKSMPSLEVYCQRIKDLGDQLNDVDSPVNDQRLVLQLVHGLLEEYDTVGSYINQSIPSWETACSMLQLEHQRSSTRDNLSSPIVMAAITNEPVQNQHYPT; this comes from the coding sequence ATGTCCGACGATCTCCTTGCAAGAAATCTTGCCCCTGAATCCACAGCCCTAGAGGCATGGAATCGTTTGAAGGCTATTTTTTTGAACAACAAAAGCGCTAGGGCAGCAGCTTTGGAACATGAGTTTAACAATCTGACTCTCAAAAGTATGCCCTCCTTAGAGGTGTACTGTCAACGCATCAAGGATTTGGGTGACCAATTGAATGATGTTGATAGTCCCGTGAATGACCAGCGCTTGGTTCTTCAATTGGTACATGGTCTCCTGGAAGAGTATGACACGGTGGGCTCCTACATCAACCAAAGTATCCCATCATGGGAAACGGCTTGCAGCATGCTTCAACTTGAACACCAAAGAAGCTCAACTCGTGACAATCTTTCTTCACCTATTGTTATGGCTGCCATAACCAATGAACCTGTGCAAAACCAACACTATCCAACCTAG